From Cystobacter fuscus DSM 2262, one genomic window encodes:
- a CDS encoding cellulose binding domain-containing protein, producing MKTIWKQSLLAAMSLVVPLSESLAGTADFTVQYQNYNAAGPNDDIIEAGIQVRNNTSAAIPLSNIVVRYWLTKNGASTVAPACWWWNAPDCSAISLTTGSASASGADQYVEIRFTSAAGSLAAGATTAPIDLGVTFGGAAVNETDDYSYGNQTAPTDWSRITVHDAGSAPTGGLRGGTLPTGGTTPPPTDPPPSNLAEFFDDFTYSGTGDAAFTNLWNVRTYAGGPGVSGATWSASNISMVTEGSDRLMRLRASTNGTAAGTTHSEVLTQAQKFRFGTYATRMRFRDTPLSGTRVFADKYVETFFALTPYSSPSYSEQDYEYLPNGGWGQGNTPTMFITSFDKNKTASTSARLGYSHDGWHTLVLHVRPTGNVYHIDGVERANHSSQFSPLINQFLDFQMWFIELGPSGGARTYFEDVDWVYFAKDAYLDTNTVNSKVSSLRSASVPRKDTVP from the coding sequence ATGAAGACGATCTGGAAGCAGAGCCTGCTCGCCGCGATGTCGCTGGTGGTGCCCTTGAGCGAGAGCCTCGCGGGGACGGCGGATTTCACTGTTCAGTATCAGAACTACAACGCGGCGGGGCCCAACGACGACATCATCGAGGCGGGCATCCAGGTACGTAACAACACCTCGGCCGCCATCCCCCTGAGCAACATCGTCGTGCGCTACTGGCTCACGAAGAATGGCGCCTCCACGGTGGCTCCGGCGTGCTGGTGGTGGAACGCGCCGGACTGCTCGGCCATCTCGCTGACCACCGGGAGCGCGTCCGCCTCCGGCGCGGATCAGTACGTGGAAATCCGCTTCACCAGCGCGGCCGGAAGCCTGGCCGCTGGCGCGACGACCGCGCCCATCGATCTCGGTGTCACCTTCGGAGGCGCCGCCGTCAACGAGACGGATGACTATTCCTACGGCAATCAGACGGCGCCCACCGACTGGAGCCGCATCACCGTGCACGACGCGGGCTCGGCGCCCACCGGCGGCCTGCGCGGCGGCACGCTCCCCACGGGTGGCACGACTCCTCCGCCGACGGACCCGCCGCCCTCGAACCTGGCCGAGTTCTTCGATGACTTCACCTACTCGGGCACGGGTGACGCGGCGTTCACCAACCTCTGGAATGTGCGCACGTACGCGGGCGGCCCCGGCGTGAGTGGCGCCACCTGGTCCGCGAGCAACATCTCCATGGTGACGGAGGGCTCGGACCGGCTGATGCGGCTGCGGGCGAGCACCAACGGCACCGCGGCGGGCACCACGCACTCGGAGGTCCTCACCCAGGCGCAGAAGTTCCGCTTCGGCACCTACGCGACCCGGATGCGCTTCCGCGACACCCCGCTGTCCGGCACGCGCGTCTTCGCCGACAAGTACGTCGAGACCTTCTTCGCGCTCACGCCCTACAGCAGCCCCAGCTACTCGGAGCAGGACTACGAGTACCTGCCCAACGGCGGCTGGGGACAGGGCAACACCCCCACCATGTTCATCACCTCGTTCGACAAGAACAAGACGGCGAGCACCTCGGCCCGGCTCGGCTACAGCCATGATGGCTGGCACACGCTCGTGCTGCACGTGAGGCCCACGGGCAATGTCTATCACATCGACGGCGTGGAGCGGGCCAACCACTCGTCCCAGTTCTCGCCGCTCATCAACCAGTTCCTCGACTTCCAGATGTGGTTCATCGAGCTCGGCCCCTCCGGCGGCGCGCGCACGTACTTCGAGGACGTGGACTGGGTGTACTTCGCCAAGGACGCGTACCTGGACACCAACACCGTCAATTCGAAGGTGTCGAGCCTGCGCTCGGCCTCCGTCCCGCGCAAGGACACGGTGCCCTGA
- a CDS encoding ATP-dependent DNA ligase — MKLPVMPPVSPMLASLVREIPGEGEVLYEPKWDGFRAIVYRDGDEIILGSRNERPMTRYFPELVESLRTHLPRRCVVDGEIVIVGEDGGLDFDALLQRIHPAASRIRKLSVETPASFVAFDLLALDKRDLRPRPFHERRKLLEKALAGVRAPIHLTPATRSREVAEAWFRRFEGAGLDGVVVKPLALPYLEGKREMYKVKHERTADCVVGGFRWHKDGQGIGSLVLGLHDEQGTLHHAGVATGFTAKQRVELAKKLEPYRKRAMETHPWREWAEVEDDAVRMPGAQSRWSAQRDLSWEPVRPELVVEVAYDHMQGMRFRHATHLRRWRPDRTPRSCTYAQLERSVPAELVEVFASGLEGATAH, encoded by the coding sequence ATGAAGCTGCCCGTCATGCCTCCGGTGTCGCCAATGCTCGCCAGTCTGGTGCGAGAGATACCGGGGGAAGGCGAGGTGCTCTACGAGCCGAAGTGGGACGGATTCCGCGCCATCGTCTATCGCGACGGAGACGAGATCATCCTCGGCAGCCGCAACGAGCGGCCGATGACGCGCTACTTTCCCGAGCTCGTCGAGTCGCTCCGCACGCATCTGCCGCGCCGCTGCGTCGTCGACGGAGAAATCGTCATCGTGGGCGAGGACGGCGGGCTCGATTTCGACGCGCTGTTGCAGCGCATCCACCCGGCGGCTTCACGCATTCGCAAGCTCTCGGTGGAGACGCCCGCCTCGTTCGTGGCGTTCGATCTGCTCGCGCTCGACAAGCGAGACTTGCGGCCGCGGCCCTTCCACGAGCGCAGGAAGTTGCTCGAGAAAGCGCTCGCGGGTGTCCGTGCGCCCATTCACCTCACGCCCGCCACGCGCAGCCGCGAGGTGGCCGAGGCCTGGTTCCGCCGCTTCGAGGGCGCCGGGCTCGATGGGGTCGTCGTCAAGCCGCTCGCCCTGCCGTACCTGGAAGGCAAGCGCGAGATGTACAAGGTGAAGCACGAGCGCACCGCGGACTGCGTCGTCGGTGGCTTTCGCTGGCACAAGGACGGCCAGGGCATCGGCTCGTTGGTGCTCGGCCTCCATGACGAGCAAGGCACGCTGCACCACGCGGGCGTCGCCACGGGGTTCACCGCGAAGCAACGGGTGGAACTCGCGAAGAAGCTCGAGCCGTACCGGAAGCGGGCGATGGAGACGCACCCCTGGCGCGAGTGGGCCGAGGTGGAGGACGACGCGGTCCGGATGCCGGGGGCCCAGAGCCGCTGGAGCGCGCAGCGCGACCTGAGTTGGGAGCCCGTGCGCCCGGAACTCGTCGTCGAGGTGGCGTACGACCACATGCAGGGCATGCGCTTTCGTCACGCCACGCACTTGCGAAGGTGGCGCCCGGACCGGACGCCGCGCTCGTGCACCTACGCGCAATTGGAGCGCTCGGTCCCGGCCGAACTCGTCGAGGTCTTCGCCTCCGGGCTCGAGGGCGCCACCGCCCATTGA
- a CDS encoding NADPH-dependent F420 reductase gives MGVEHRTGARSHRNHSQEDGGMKIGIIGAGMIGGTLARRWTRLGHEVFIANSRGPETLRELAAETGAKAVTRAEAARAGEVVVLTIPQKAVLDLPKDLFANVPKDVVVIDTGNYYPIRDGLLEELDGGKVESEWVASRIGRPVVKAFNNIFFKSLLENGKAKGTPGRIALPVAGDPPEARAKVLQLVDELGFDAIDAGSLSDSWRQQPGTPSYTHDLDAARLKQALAQAERGRLPEYRNAANESLKKYLTT, from the coding sequence GTGGGGGTCGAGCATCGAACCGGCGCACGGAGTCATCGGAATCACTCCCAGGAGGATGGCGGCATGAAGATCGGAATCATCGGCGCGGGAATGATCGGTGGAACCCTCGCGCGGCGCTGGACCCGGCTCGGACACGAGGTCTTCATCGCGAACTCGCGCGGGCCCGAGACGCTTCGCGAACTCGCGGCGGAGACGGGCGCGAAGGCCGTCACCCGCGCCGAGGCGGCGAGGGCCGGCGAGGTCGTCGTCCTGACGATCCCCCAGAAGGCGGTCCTGGACCTGCCGAAGGACCTCTTCGCGAACGTGCCGAAGGACGTCGTCGTGATCGACACGGGCAACTACTACCCCATCCGCGACGGACTGCTCGAGGAGCTCGACGGCGGAAAGGTCGAGAGCGAGTGGGTGGCGTCGCGGATCGGCCGCCCCGTCGTCAAGGCCTTCAACAACATCTTCTTCAAGAGCCTTCTGGAGAACGGCAAGGCGAAGGGCACACCGGGGAGGATCGCGCTGCCGGTCGCGGGGGATCCGCCCGAAGCCCGGGCGAAGGTGCTCCAACTCGTGGACGAACTCGGTTTCGATGCCATCGATGCCGGGAGTCTCTCGGACTCCTGGCGCCAGCAGCCCGGCACCCCGAGCTACACCCACGACCTCGATGCGGCGCGCCTGAAGCAGGCCCTCGCCCAGGCCGAGCGTGGCCGCCTCCCGGAGTACCGCAACGCCGCCAACGAATCCTTGAAGAAGTATCTGACGACGTAG
- the ligD gene encoding non-homologous end-joining DNA ligase, translating into MSDAFTHLEIAGRPVRISRPEKVFFSARGETKLDLIEYYLSVGEGVLRGVRERPCALKRYPDGAEGAFFFQKRVPAGAPEWLQTAQVTFPSGRSADELCPVDLAHVVWAVNLGCLDFNPHPVRRSELSHPDELRIDLDPQPGVRFSSVREVALCVREVLEEHGLVGYPKTSGSRGMHVYVRLAPHWDFTEVRHAALALAREVERRMPRKATSAWWKKERGRRVFVDFNQNAKDRTIASVYSVRANPEARVSCPLRWDEVADVEPEELTLATVPRRYKKLGDVWEGMDERAFALDSLLELFERQKAAGLGEAPFPPHFDKQKDEPLRAAPRAGAVRAKPALAARAQRKPRRGGSR; encoded by the coding sequence ATGTCCGACGCGTTCACCCACCTGGAGATCGCGGGTCGTCCCGTGCGCATCAGCCGGCCGGAAAAGGTCTTCTTCTCCGCGCGCGGCGAGACGAAGCTCGATCTCATCGAGTACTACCTGTCCGTCGGTGAAGGTGTGCTTCGCGGCGTCCGCGAGCGCCCGTGCGCCCTCAAGCGCTACCCGGACGGTGCCGAAGGGGCCTTCTTCTTCCAGAAGCGGGTTCCGGCCGGCGCGCCCGAGTGGCTCCAGACCGCCCAGGTGACTTTTCCCAGCGGCCGGAGCGCGGACGAGCTCTGCCCGGTGGACCTGGCGCACGTCGTCTGGGCGGTGAACCTCGGCTGTCTGGACTTCAACCCGCATCCGGTACGCCGGAGCGAGCTCTCGCACCCGGACGAGCTCCGCATCGACCTCGACCCGCAGCCGGGCGTGCGCTTTTCCAGCGTGCGCGAGGTGGCCCTGTGCGTGCGCGAGGTGCTCGAGGAGCACGGGCTCGTGGGATACCCGAAGACGTCCGGGTCGCGCGGCATGCACGTCTATGTCCGGCTCGCACCGCACTGGGACTTCACCGAGGTTCGCCACGCCGCGCTCGCGCTCGCGCGTGAGGTGGAGCGGCGCATGCCGCGCAAGGCGACGAGCGCCTGGTGGAAGAAGGAGCGCGGCCGGCGGGTGTTCGTGGACTTCAACCAGAATGCGAAGGACAGGACCATCGCGTCTGTCTATTCCGTGCGGGCCAACCCCGAAGCGCGCGTGTCCTGCCCATTGCGCTGGGACGAGGTCGCGGACGTGGAGCCCGAGGAGCTGACGCTCGCCACGGTGCCCCGGCGCTACAAGAAGCTCGGTGACGTCTGGGAAGGGATGGACGAGCGTGCCTTCGCGCTCGACAGCCTGCTCGAGCTCTTCGAGCGCCAGAAGGCCGCGGGGCTCGGTGAAGCCCCCTTTCCGCCGCACTTCGACAAGCAGAAGGACGAACCGCTCCGTGCGGCGCCCCGCGCGGGCGCTGTCCGCGCGAAACCGGCGCTCGCGGCACGTGCACAGCGAAAGCCGCGTCGCGGCGGAAGCCGTTGA